TTAGCACCAGCTAGGGCCAGTCCAAGACCTAATGCATGGAAGTAACCACCGGCAACAACTATGTAAGCGTCAACACTCTCGCGAAGCTTTACATGTTTGTAGTAATAACAACCAAGCAGACTATCCACAAGCACCACATCTATACCTTTATCAGCTAATATCACTGCAATCTTCTCTGCCAAACGTTTATGCTGTATCGAATAGCCTATAGCTGTACTGCTCCAACCATTTTCAGAGAAGGTTTCAACAACTTTATGGGCTAACAGCTCCGCGTCTCCACCCAGGTATTCAGCCTCAACAAGGTATACATTACGAGGTAGCTTACGCGAGCAAGCCCCTCCAGCACAGAGTGGGTAAGCATACTCTCCATGACCTATATGCACGAGTATCGAATTCCCATTGACCAATTCTACTGCGTCTAGGGACAAGCTGCATGAGCCAAAGGAGGGCTCAAGCCTTATGTATACATCAACATCTTGTTTATCAAGACATTCATCGGTAAGGAAACTGGCAAGCCGTTCCAACAGCCTAACCATTCCCTGCGGTGCCTCTAGCACTATAGCAGCTGGTCTCGCTTTCTTGACAGCCTCAGCAACTCTACTGAAGTCGAAAAGATAGTCATCTAATACAATACAACACCCTCCACAATTTAGCTCCAATACGCTGTTACACCTCTATTTCCCACACACTCCAAGCCTTATCGTAACCTAGTCTCAACCGCTAGAGTATAGAAGGACGTAACACACCATGCTATTAGTGTACGCAGAATAATCTACTTCGGTTCCACACCATTCCTACTTAGAATTGAGTACCAAGCATCACAATAGTATTATCGAAGCAACACAGTAATTGGGCAAGGTATTAAGTAATGGAAATGCTGGTAAGAAATTCTACATCACTTCTTTATCGGTATGACACGTATACGTGTCGGTAACGGCAGCTTAGCTGCTCCGCGGCGCAGTCCCTCCTTAGCATGGTCTAGATGCTCCTTGCGGACTCGTACCTCTAGCACTGCCTGGCCTGGATAGACGCGAGCCGCTGTGCCTACAGGCTTGCCGAAGGCCTGCCTCATACCCTCCTGTAGACGGTCTGCACCCGCGAAGGCCATCATCTTGTTCTCGCGCAATACATGGTGCGGATAGACCCTTACTCTGAATAGGTAGTTCTGGTCGCCTATCGTTGTCGAGAGATACTTGTGCACCATTACACGGGCCGCTTCAAGCGCATTATGACGTATCTGGCCACGCTCCTCCACGTAGACCTCTAATATGTAGTCATAGTCGCCATGAGGGTTGCCCATTGTGAACTTCTGTATCTTCGGCGGCGGTACACCATGGATATACTCCTTCCTCGTGTACGCTGGGCCCGAGAACGCCTTGGAGCGCCGCTTAGTGTAGCACCTCGCGGGTTTCTGCGGCATACCCTAAGGCACCGGGTTAGACCCGACTTATGCCGCCTGGTTATGAAGGCTTCTCTCTAAGGGTCAGCGTGGAGAGTGTTACCTAGGCTTAGCCACGATTATGTAAGGATAGAGGTTACCATGC
The window above is part of the Pyrodictium delaneyi genome. Proteins encoded here:
- a CDS encoding 2-(3-amino-3-carboxypropyl)histidine synthase subunit 1/2, which codes for MELNCGGCCIVLDDYLFDFSRVAEAVKKARPAAIVLEAPQGMVRLLERLASFLTDECLDKQDVDVYIRLEPSFGSCSLSLDAVELVNGNSILVHIGHGEYAYPLCAGGACSRKLPRNVYLVEAEYLGGDAELLAHKVVETFSENGWSSTAIGYSIQHKRLAEKIAVILADKGIDVVLVDSLLGCYYYKHVKLRESVDAYIVVAGGYFHALGLGLALAGAKPVLRVDPYTSSIEDISSLVARTLAKRYWVMRQAVEASRFGIVLGLLPGQYRPWIAEHIARLVKKRGGRYRFILARYVTREYLDNLSPDDYDVFVMVSCPRLAIEDLSDYWKPVLTPAEARIVLSGDITGSNYTFPW
- a CDS encoding 50S ribosomal protein L16 yields the protein MPQKPARCYTKRRSKAFSGPAYTRKEYIHGVPPPKIQKFTMGNPHGDYDYILEVYVEERGQIRHNALEAARVMVHKYLSTTIGDQNYLFRVRVYPHHVLRENKMMAFAGADRLQEGMRQAFGKPVGTAARVYPGQAVLEVRVRKEHLDHAKEGLRRGAAKLPLPTRIRVIPIKK